From one Streptomyces sp. SCSIO 30461 genomic stretch:
- the coaBC gene encoding bifunctional phosphopantothenoylcysteine decarboxylase/phosphopantothenate--cysteine ligase CoaBC, whose protein sequence is MDKPKVVLGVSGGIAAYKACELLRRLTESGHDVRVVPTASALNFVGAPTWSALSGHPVSTEVWSDVHEVPHVRIGQEAQLVVVAPATADLLAKAAHGLADDLLTNTLLTARCPVVFTPAMHTEMWEHPATQENVATLRRRGAVVIEPAVGRLTGVDTGKGRLPEPAEIFEVCRNVLARGVSTPDLAGRHAVISAGGTREPLDPVRYLGNRSSGKQGYALARTAAARGAKVTLIEANTGFADPAGVDVLHVGTAVQLREAVVKAALQADVVVMAAAVADFRPAEYAAGKIKKKDGLEPAPVALVRNPDILAEISADRPRQGQIVVGFAAETDDVLANGRDKLRRKGCDLLVVNEVGERKTFGAEENEAVVLAADGGETPVPYGPKEALANTVWDLVAARLA, encoded by the coding sequence GTGGACAAGCCCAAGGTCGTACTGGGAGTCAGCGGCGGGATCGCCGCCTACAAGGCGTGCGAGCTGCTGCGCAGACTGACCGAGTCCGGGCACGACGTGCGCGTCGTCCCCACCGCGTCCGCCCTGAACTTCGTCGGTGCGCCCACCTGGTCCGCCCTCTCCGGGCATCCGGTGTCCACCGAGGTCTGGTCGGACGTCCATGAGGTCCCGCACGTACGGATCGGGCAGGAGGCGCAGCTGGTCGTCGTGGCCCCCGCCACCGCCGACCTGCTGGCCAAGGCCGCCCACGGCCTCGCCGACGATCTGCTCACCAACACGCTGCTCACCGCCCGCTGCCCTGTGGTGTTCACCCCGGCGATGCACACCGAGATGTGGGAGCACCCGGCGACTCAGGAGAACGTGGCGACGCTGCGCCGCCGCGGCGCGGTGGTGATCGAGCCCGCCGTCGGGCGGCTCACCGGTGTGGACACCGGCAAGGGGCGGCTGCCCGAGCCGGCCGAGATCTTCGAGGTCTGTCGGAACGTGCTGGCGCGCGGAGTGAGCACCCCTGACCTCGCGGGCCGCCATGCCGTGATCAGCGCGGGCGGCACTCGTGAGCCCCTCGACCCGGTGCGCTACCTGGGCAACCGTTCGTCCGGCAAGCAGGGTTACGCACTCGCACGCACGGCGGCGGCCCGCGGTGCCAAGGTGACCCTGATCGAGGCCAACACCGGATTCGCCGACCCCGCGGGTGTGGACGTACTCCATGTCGGCACGGCGGTGCAGCTCCGCGAGGCCGTCGTCAAGGCGGCTCTTCAGGCCGATGTGGTGGTGATGGCGGCGGCGGTCGCGGACTTCCGCCCGGCGGAGTACGCGGCAGGCAAGATCAAGAAGAAGGACGGCCTGGAGCCCGCCCCGGTCGCCCTGGTGCGCAACCCGGACATCCTCGCCGAGATCTCCGCCGATCGGCCCCGTCAGGGCCAGATCGTCGTGGGCTTCGCCGCCGAGACCGACGACGTGCTCGCCAACGGCCGGGACAAGCTCCGCCGCAAGGGCTGCGACCTGCTGGTCGTCAACGAGGTGGGAGAGCGCAAGACCTTCGGCGCCGAGGAGAACGAGGCAGTGGTCCTCGCCGCCGACGGCGGCGAGACCCCGGTGCCGTACGGGCCCAAGGAAGCCCTCGCGAACACCGTGTGGGACCTGGTGGCGGCCCGGCTGGCCTGA
- the rpoZ gene encoding DNA-directed RNA polymerase subunit omega, producing MSSSITAPEGIINPPIDELLEATDSKYSLVIYAAKRARQINAYYSQLGEGLLEYVGPLVDTHVHEKPLSISLREINAGLLTSEAIDGPA from the coding sequence GTGTCCTCTTCCATCACCGCGCCCGAGGGCATCATCAACCCGCCGATCGACGAGCTCCTCGAGGCCACCGACTCGAAGTACAGCCTCGTGATCTACGCGGCCAAGCGCGCGCGTCAGATCAACGCGTACTACTCGCAGCTCGGTGAGGGTCTGCTCGAGTACGTCGGTCCGCTGGTGGACACCCATGTCCACGAGAAGCCGCTTTCGATCTCCCTGCGTGAGATCAACGCCGGTCTGCTGACCTCCGAGGCCATCGACGGCCCTGCGTAG
- the metK gene encoding methionine adenosyltransferase: MSRRLFTSESVTEGHPDKIADQISDTILDALLQEDPTSRVAVETLITTGLVHVAGEVTTKAYADIPTLVRNKILEIGYDSSKKGFDGASCGVSVSIGAQSADIAQGVDTAYESRVEGDEDELDKQGAGDQGLMFGYACDETPELMPLPIHLAHRLSRRLSEVRKNGTIPYLRPDGKTQVTIEYDGDKAVRLDTVVVSSQHASDIDLDSLLAPDIREFVVEHVLKELVEDGIKLDTDGYRLLVNPTGRFEIGGPMGDAGLTGRKIIIDTYGGMARHGGGAFSGKDPSKVDRSAAYAMRWVAKNVVAAGLAARCEVQVAYAIGKAEPVGLFVETFGTATIDTEKIENAIGEVFDLRPAAIIRDLELLRPIYAQTAAYGHFGRALPDFTWERTDRVEALRAAAGL; this comes from the coding sequence GTGTCCCGTCGCCTGTTCACCTCGGAATCCGTCACCGAAGGCCACCCCGACAAGATCGCTGACCAGATCAGCGACACCATTCTCGACGCGCTGCTCCAGGAGGACCCCACCTCCCGTGTCGCCGTCGAGACGCTGATCACCACCGGCCTGGTGCATGTGGCCGGAGAGGTGACCACGAAGGCCTACGCCGACATCCCCACCCTGGTGCGCAACAAGATCCTCGAGATCGGCTACGACTCCTCGAAGAAGGGCTTCGACGGCGCCTCCTGCGGTGTCTCGGTCTCCATCGGAGCGCAGTCCGCCGACATCGCGCAGGGCGTCGACACGGCCTACGAGTCCCGGGTCGAGGGTGACGAGGACGAGCTCGACAAGCAGGGCGCGGGTGACCAGGGGCTGATGTTCGGCTACGCCTGCGACGAGACCCCCGAGCTGATGCCGCTGCCGATCCACCTCGCGCACCGACTCTCGCGCCGCCTGTCCGAGGTCCGCAAGAACGGGACCATTCCCTACCTGCGCCCCGACGGCAAGACCCAGGTCACCATCGAGTACGACGGTGACAAGGCGGTCCGGCTCGACACGGTGGTGGTGTCCTCGCAGCACGCGTCCGACATCGACCTCGACTCCCTGCTCGCGCCCGACATCCGTGAGTTCGTGGTGGAGCACGTACTCAAGGAACTCGTCGAGGACGGCATCAAGCTGGACACCGACGGCTACCGCCTGCTGGTGAACCCGACCGGCCGCTTCGAGATCGGCGGCCCGATGGGCGACGCCGGCCTCACCGGCCGCAAGATCATCATCGACACCTACGGCGGCATGGCCCGGCACGGTGGCGGTGCCTTCTCCGGCAAGGACCCGTCCAAGGTCGACCGTTCCGCCGCCTACGCCATGCGCTGGGTCGCGAAGAACGTCGTGGCCGCAGGTCTCGCCGCTCGCTGCGAGGTGCAGGTCGCGTACGCGATCGGCAAGGCCGAGCCCGTCGGCCTCTTCGTGGAGACCTTCGGGACCGCCACGATCGACACCGAGAAGATCGAGAACGCCATCGGCGAGGTCTTCGACCTCCGCCCGGCCGCGATCATCCGCGACCTCGAACTGCTCCGCCCGATCTACGCCCAGACCGCGGCGTACGGCCACTTCGGCCGTGCGCTCCCCGACTTCACCTGGGAGCGCACGGACCGTGTGGAGGCCCTGCGCGCGGCGGCCGGTCTGTAA
- the gmk gene encoding guanylate kinase — protein MAAEVRPRLTVLSGPSGVGKSTVVAHMRKVHPEVWLSVSATTRKPRPGERHGVQYYFVSDDEFDKLIANGELLEWAEFAGNRYGTPRKAVQERLESGEPVLLEIDLQGARQVKESMPDSQLVFLAPPSWDELVRRLTGRGTEAPDVIERRLQAAKVELAAEAEFDTTLVNTSVEDVARELLALVAVV, from the coding sequence ATGGCAGCAGAGGTACGTCCGCGGCTGACCGTGCTCTCCGGCCCCTCCGGGGTGGGTAAGAGCACGGTCGTCGCCCACATGCGCAAGGTTCACCCCGAGGTCTGGCTCTCGGTGTCGGCCACCACCCGGAAGCCGCGCCCCGGAGAGCGGCATGGTGTTCAGTACTACTTCGTCAGCGATGACGAGTTCGACAAGCTGATCGCCAATGGTGAGCTGCTGGAGTGGGCTGAGTTCGCGGGCAACCGCTACGGCACCCCACGCAAGGCGGTCCAGGAGCGCCTGGAGTCCGGCGAGCCGGTGCTGCTGGAGATCGACCTCCAGGGTGCCCGGCAGGTCAAGGAGTCCATGCCGGACTCGCAGCTGGTGTTCCTGGCCCCGCCGAGCTGGGACGAACTGGTGCGTAGGCTGACCGGCCGAGGCACCGAGGCGCCCGATGTGATCGAGCGCCGACTCCAGGCGGCGAAGGTCGAGCTGGCCGCCGAAGCCGAGTTCGACACCACCCTGGTCAACACCTCCGTCGAGGACGTGGCGCGTGAGCTGCTAGCCTTGGTGGCAGTCGTTTGA
- a CDS encoding primosomal protein N': MSSGDESSGRTGDGPSEQLALIRDTVRKAPRAKPRTWRGAALADELPVARVVVNKGVLHLDQFFDYAVPRELDAAAQPGVRVRVRFGAGAHQVRAGRREGGRLTDGFIVERRAESDYAGPLAALADVVSPEPVLSPELLALARAVADRYAGSLADVLQLAVPPRSARAEAKPSRQPLPPPDTPDPGTWARYPRGPGFLEALATGASPRAVWSALPGPHWARELAAAVVATLASGRGALAVLPDGKSVARVHEALTGLIGDGRHAVLTADAGPEKRYGQWLAVRRGSARAVIGTRAAMFAPVRDVGLVALWDDGDGSHSEQHAPLPHAREVLLLRAAHERCGFLLGSVSCTVEAAQLIESGWAQPLAADRARVREAAPLIRTVGDGELARDEAARAARLPTLAWQAVREGLRSGPVLVQVPRRGYVPRLACERCREPARCAQCSGPLEAPRERELRCGWCGRDTQSWHCAECGGVRLRAQVVGARRTAEELGRAFPAVPVRTSGRDHVLDAVPDRPALIVSTPGAEPVAQGGYAAALLLDGWAMLGRPDLRSGEEALRRWLSAAALVRGQDEGGTVVVVAEPTLRPVQALVRWDPLGHARRELAERAELGFPPVSRMASVMGRADAITAFLATADLPPEAEILGPVPLPPAAAVRPRKPGDPPAGEQWERVLLRVPPGSGAALASALKSAQSSRLARGGGDTVRVRIDPPDIG, translated from the coding sequence GTGAGCAGCGGCGACGAAAGTTCCGGGCGGACCGGGGACGGGCCGTCTGAGCAGCTTGCGCTGATACGGGACACCGTCCGCAAGGCCCCGCGCGCCAAGCCGCGCACCTGGCGGGGAGCGGCACTCGCCGACGAACTGCCGGTGGCCAGGGTCGTGGTCAACAAGGGCGTGCTCCACCTCGACCAGTTCTTCGACTACGCCGTGCCCAGGGAACTCGACGCCGCCGCCCAGCCCGGCGTCCGGGTGCGGGTCCGGTTCGGCGCGGGAGCCCACCAGGTGCGAGCCGGGCGGCGCGAGGGCGGCCGGCTGACCGATGGGTTCATCGTGGAGCGCCGAGCCGAGTCGGACTATGCGGGGCCGCTGGCCGCGCTCGCCGACGTCGTATCGCCCGAGCCGGTGCTGAGCCCCGAACTGCTCGCACTGGCCCGTGCGGTGGCCGACCGCTACGCGGGCAGCCTCGCGGACGTGCTGCAGCTCGCCGTGCCACCGCGCAGCGCCCGGGCCGAGGCGAAGCCGTCGCGGCAACCGTTGCCACCCCCGGACACACCCGACCCCGGAACCTGGGCACGCTATCCGCGCGGTCCCGGCTTCCTGGAGGCACTCGCGACCGGGGCGTCGCCTCGGGCCGTGTGGAGCGCGCTACCGGGCCCGCACTGGGCCAGGGAACTCGCCGCCGCCGTCGTGGCGACCCTGGCGTCCGGCCGGGGCGCGTTGGCCGTGCTGCCGGACGGCAAGTCCGTGGCACGGGTCCACGAGGCCCTGACGGGGCTGATCGGGGACGGTCGGCACGCGGTGCTCACCGCCGACGCGGGACCTGAGAAGCGCTATGGCCAGTGGCTCGCCGTGCGCCGTGGATCGGCGCGGGCGGTGATCGGCACGCGCGCCGCCATGTTCGCGCCGGTACGTGATGTCGGCCTGGTGGCGTTGTGGGACGACGGGGACGGCAGCCACAGCGAGCAGCACGCCCCGCTGCCCCACGCACGCGAGGTGCTGCTGCTGCGGGCGGCCCACGAAAGGTGCGGCTTTCTGCTGGGATCGGTGAGCTGCACGGTCGAGGCCGCCCAGCTGATCGAGAGCGGGTGGGCGCAGCCGCTCGCCGCGGACCGTGCCCGGGTACGCGAGGCGGCGCCGTTGATACGCACCGTCGGTGACGGGGAACTCGCCCGAGACGAGGCGGCCAGGGCTGCCCGGCTGCCGACCCTGGCCTGGCAGGCCGTGCGCGAAGGACTGCGCAGCGGACCGGTGCTGGTGCAGGTCCCGCGCAGGGGCTACGTACCGAGGCTGGCCTGTGAGCGCTGCCGTGAGCCCGCTCGGTGCGCGCAGTGCTCGGGCCCCCTGGAAGCTCCCCGCGAGCGCGAGTTGCGTTGCGGCTGGTGCGGAAGGGACACCCAGAGCTGGCACTGCGCGGAGTGCGGCGGAGTGCGGCTGCGCGCCCAGGTGGTGGGTGCCCGGCGCACGGCGGAAGAGCTGGGACGTGCGTTCCCGGCCGTCCCGGTGCGCACATCCGGGCGCGACCATGTCCTCGACGCCGTGCCGGATCGGCCCGCCCTGATCGTCAGCACCCCGGGCGCGGAACCGGTCGCACAAGGCGGCTATGCGGCGGCACTGCTGCTGGACGGCTGGGCGATGCTGGGCAGACCCGATCTGCGATCGGGTGAGGAGGCGCTGCGCCGCTGGCTGAGCGCGGCGGCGCTGGTGCGCGGCCAGGACGAGGGCGGCACCGTGGTCGTCGTCGCCGAACCCACCCTGCGGCCCGTGCAGGCGCTGGTGCGATGGGACCCCTTGGGGCACGCCCGGCGTGAGCTGGCGGAGCGTGCCGAGCTCGGTTTCCCCCCGGTGTCCCGGATGGCGTCCGTGATGGGCCGCGCGGACGCGATCACCGCGTTTCTGGCGACGGCGGACCTGCCGCCCGAAGCGGAGATCCTGGGGCCTGTCCCGCTGCCGCCCGCTGCCGCGGTGCGACCCCGTAAACCCGGGGACCCACCGGCCGGGGAGCAGTGGGAGCGTGTGCTGCTGCGGGTGCCCCCGGGCAGCGGGGCGGCACTCGCGTCCGCACTGAAGTCGGCGCAGTCGTCGCGCCTGGCCCGGGGCGGGGGGGACACGGTGCGGGTCCGCATCGACCCCCCGGACATCGGGTAG
- the fmt gene encoding methionyl-tRNA formyltransferase, producing the protein MKLVFAGTPEVAVPALDALIASDRHEVAAVVTRPDAPAGRGRRLVASPVAQRAEEAGIEVLKPVKPRDEDFLARLREIAPDCCPVVAYGALLPKAALDIPSNGWVNLHFSLLPAWRGAAPVQHAILAGDEMTGASTFQIEEGLDSGPVYGVITEHVRPTDTSGDLLTRLAFAGAGLLAATMDGIEDGTLKAVPQPTDGITLAPKITVENAHVDWKAPALRVDRVVRGCTPAPGAWTVFRGERLKLVNAALVPDRTDLAPGELSAGKNSVHAGTGSHAVELLWVQPQGKKPMRAADWARGVRIGPGERLGEAGAI; encoded by the coding sequence GTGAAACTTGTCTTCGCAGGCACCCCCGAGGTCGCCGTACCCGCCCTTGACGCGCTGATCGCCTCCGACCGCCACGAGGTGGCCGCGGTGGTCACACGCCCCGACGCGCCCGCCGGCCGCGGCCGCCGGCTGGTCGCCAGCCCGGTCGCGCAGCGCGCGGAGGAGGCCGGCATCGAGGTCCTCAAGCCCGTCAAGCCGCGTGACGAGGACTTCCTGGCCCGGCTGCGTGAGATCGCGCCCGACTGCTGCCCGGTCGTCGCGTACGGCGCCTTGCTGCCCAAGGCGGCGCTCGACATCCCCTCCAACGGCTGGGTCAATCTCCACTTCTCGCTGCTGCCCGCCTGGCGCGGAGCCGCGCCGGTTCAGCACGCGATCCTCGCCGGTGACGAGATGACCGGGGCATCGACGTTCCAGATCGAGGAGGGACTCGACTCCGGACCCGTCTACGGTGTGATCACCGAGCACGTTCGCCCCACCGACACCAGCGGTGATCTGCTCACCCGGCTCGCGTTCGCCGGTGCGGGGCTGCTCGCCGCGACCATGGACGGCATCGAGGACGGCACCCTCAAGGCGGTCCCGCAGCCCACCGACGGGATCACCCTCGCGCCGAAGATCACCGTCGAGAACGCGCATGTCGACTGGAAGGCGCCCGCTCTCCGGGTCGACCGGGTGGTACGCGGCTGCACCCCCGCACCCGGAGCGTGGACCGTCTTCCGGGGCGAGCGGCTCAAGCTGGTGAACGCGGCACTGGTCCCCGACCGCACGGACCTCGCGCCCGGGGAGCTCTCCGCCGGGAAGAACAGCGTCCACGCCGGTACCGGTTCGCACGCCGTCGAGCTGCTCTGGGTGCAGCCCCAGGGCAAGAAGCCGATGCGCGCCGCGGACTGGGCGCGCGGAGTGCGGATCGGCCCGGGGGAGCGGCTGGGCGAGGCGGGGGCGATCTGA